A single window of Aphidius gifuensis isolate YNYX2018 linkage group LG1, ASM1490517v1, whole genome shotgun sequence DNA harbors:
- the LOC122860464 gene encoding SCF E3 ubiquitin ligase complex F-box protein pof2-like codes for MSCKNISNVVLRDIGQLKELECLILLDGKNVDDNVIISISNNCNKLKHFELSYCKDATASALCQLAKLENLERLTLLSVENFDNNAITRIVSKCKNIKSLNLFTCYKLTEIGLQSIANLEHLETLHLLFLGTISDAIFNGVYKLKSLLSVKAINFTVEGLIMLLKNCPNLEDLTAFPAPFNVEVLSCAVEETCRRTNNTLLTINATIIEQSHEKFKHIASLSPLLEVIC; via the coding sequence ATgagttgtaaaaatatatcaaatgttGTTTTACGAGATATTGGTCAATTGAAAGAActtgaatgtttaattttacttgatgGTAAGAATGTTGAcgataatgttattatttcaatttctaATAATTGCAATAAACTCAAGCATTTTGAATTGTCTTACTGCAAAGATGCAACTGCCTCTGCTCTGTGTCAATTAGCAAAGCTTGAAAACCTCGAACGCTTGACTTTATTAAGTgtagaaaattttgataataatgccATCACTCGTATTGTGAGTAAgtgcaaaaatataaaatctttaaatttatttacatgttACAAATTAACTGAGATTGGTCTCCAAAGTATTGCGAATCTAGAACATTTAGAAACCTTGCACTTATTATTTCTTGGTACTATCTCAGATGCTATATTTAACGGAGTTTACAAACtcaaatcattattatctgtGAAAGCCATCAATTTTACTGTTGAAGGTTTAATAATGCTGTTGAAAAACTGTCCAAATCTTGAGGATTTGACAGCTTTTCCTGCTCCGTTTAATGTTGAAGTTTTATCTTGTGCTGTTGAAGAAACATGTCGTCGTACTAACAATACATTACTTACAATCAATGCCACGATAATAGAACAAtctcatgaaaaatttaaacatattgCAAGTTTGTCACCTCTGCTAGAAGTTATATGTTAA